Proteins encoded together in one Fusobacterium sp. FSA-380-WT-3A window:
- the rpsR gene encoding 30S ribosomal protein S18 encodes MAEFRRRRAKLRVKAEEIDYKNVDLLKRFVSDKGRINPSRVTGANAKLQRKIAKAIKRARNIALIPYTRIEK; translated from the coding sequence ATGGCTGAATTCAGAAGAAGAAGAGCTAAATTAAGAGTTAAAGCTGAAGAAATCGATTACAAAAATGTTGATCTTTTAAAAAGATTCGTTTCTGATAAAGGAAGAATAAACCCATCTAGAGTAACTGGAGCTAATGCTAAGTTACAAAGAAAAATAGCTAAAGCTATTAAAAGAGCTAGAAATATCGCTTTAATTCCTTATACAAGAATAGAAAAGTAA
- a CDS encoding M23 family metallopeptidase, with amino-acid sequence MRKILILLLSISIFSCIFFYKDFDIYMTKKNIKISTETVKQGELFVVEYPKKKDYKIVFKKSQTKLKTFIHNDKKITLIPVHYSTEEGDYPLEIYNKNQLIYKKDIKITDGNFKKSYITVSNTMKEKRSSSNMKVMTNKTAEAKSNPIKEKLWTGNFIYPIEDKKYHDISSTFGAMRFVNNKVVGYHSGMDFPVPIGTTLKATNNGKVVLAEKLTTTGNTLIIDHGMNLYSAYAHMSEFNVKVGDIVEKGQVVGKSGNTGFTTGPHLHFTISVGTTFVNPKLFFESNIID; translated from the coding sequence ATGAGAAAAATATTAATTTTATTATTGAGCATAAGCATATTTTCTTGTATATTTTTTTACAAAGATTTTGATATTTATATGACTAAAAAAAATATAAAAATTTCTACTGAAACAGTAAAACAAGGAGAGTTATTTGTAGTTGAATATCCTAAAAAAAAGGATTATAAAATTGTTTTTAAAAAATCTCAAACAAAATTAAAAACTTTTATCCATAATGATAAAAAAATTACTTTAATTCCTGTCCATTATTCTACAGAAGAGGGAGATTATCCATTAGAAATTTATAATAAAAATCAATTAATTTATAAAAAAGATATAAAAATAACAGATGGAAATTTCAAAAAAAGTTATATTACTGTTAGTAATACTATGAAAGAAAAAAGGTCATCATCTAATATGAAAGTTATGACAAATAAAACAGCTGAAGCAAAATCAAATCCAATAAAAGAAAAATTATGGACAGGAAATTTTATTTATCCTATTGAAGACAAAAAATATCATGATATAAGTAGTACTTTTGGAGCTATGAGATTTGTAAATAATAAAGTTGTAGGTTATCATTCTGGAATGGATTTCCCTGTACCTATTGGGACAACTTTAAAAGCTACAAATAATGGAAAAGTAGTTCTTGCTGAAAAATTGACTACAACAGGGAATACTTTAATAATAGACCATGGAATGAATTTGTATTCAGCTTATGCCCATATGAGTGAATTTAATGTCAAAGTTGGAGATATAGTAGAAAAGGGACAAGTTGTTGGTAAAAGTGGAAATACTGGATTTACTACTGGTCCTCATTTGCATTTTACAATTAGTGTAGGAACTACTTTTGTAAATCCTAAATTATTCTTTGAATCTAATATAATAGACTAA
- a CDS encoding glycosyltransferase family 2 protein — protein MKLSVAMITLNEEKILEKTLKSLENIADEIVIVDNGSTDNTRNIAEKYGVKFFEEEWKGYGPQRNSSIDKCSHEWILNIDADEEISPKLAEKIKEIKEKETEKKVFEINFSSVCFNKKLKYGGWSNQYHIRLFKKEAGRFNYNEVHEGFETKEKIYRLKEEIYHHSYVSLEDYFNKFNKYTTLGALEYYQRGKKPSNFQIIFNPIFKFLRMYIIRLGFLDGIEGLMIATASAMYSMVKYFKLREIYRNGSYKK, from the coding sequence ATGAAATTATCTGTAGCTATGATAACTTTAAATGAAGAAAAAATATTAGAAAAAACTTTAAAATCTTTAGAAAATATAGCTGATGAAATTGTTATTGTAGACAATGGTTCTACAGATAATACAAGAAATATAGCTGAAAAATATGGAGTTAAATTCTTTGAAGAAGAATGGAAAGGCTATGGTCCCCAAAGAAATTCCTCTATTGATAAATGTTCACATGAATGGATATTAAATATAGATGCTGATGAAGAAATTTCTCCTAAATTAGCTGAAAAAATAAAAGAAATAAAAGAGAAGGAAACTGAAAAAAAGGTTTTTGAAATAAACTTTTCTTCAGTTTGTTTTAATAAAAAATTAAAATATGGTGGTTGGAGTAATCAGTATCACATTAGACTTTTTAAAAAAGAAGCTGGACGTTTTAATTATAATGAAGTCCATGAAGGATTTGAAACAAAAGAAAAAATATATAGATTAAAAGAGGAAATATATCATCACAGTTATGTTTCTTTGGAAGATTACTTCAATAAATTTAATAAATATACAACTTTAGGTGCTTTAGAATACTATCAAAGAGGTAAAAAACCTTCTAATTTTCAAATAATCTTCAATCCTATCTTTAAATTTTTGAGAATGTATATTATAAGATTAGGATTTTTAGATGGTATCGAAGGACTTATGATAGCTACAGCTAGTGCTATGTACTCAATGGTAAAATATTTTAAACTTAGAGAAATTTATAGAAATGGTTCTTATAAAAAATAG
- a CDS encoding glycosyltransferase family 9 protein: MDINKIKKIIISRTDKIGDLLLSIPSFFMARKLFPKAEIMILVRNYNYDIVKNLPYIDKILKIDDYDEKALTDEIKKFNADVFIALYNDKFISKIAKISKIPYRIGPISKIYSIFAFNKGVWQKRSHSIKNEAFYNLDLIKRIDEKKFDELYELNSKIYLEKENIEIANKFYSENKIEGKVFLINPFMGGSAKTITDEQYTSLIQKFYDKVKDITVVITCHISEKERGEKIVKNISREKVFLFANEGSVLNLAAVIDRCDLYLGGSTGPTHIAGALNKKIVGIYPNKKTQHPIRWGVINNENVTYIIPDRPERNVVENYSKEDKYFKSYDSEIENELLLALEEKLK, translated from the coding sequence ATGGATATAAATAAAATAAAAAAAATCATAATTTCTAGAACTGATAAAATAGGAGATTTACTTTTATCTATTCCTAGTTTTTTTATGGCTAGAAAACTTTTTCCTAAAGCTGAAATTATGATACTTGTTAGAAATTATAATTATGATATTGTAAAAAATTTACCTTATATAGATAAGATTTTAAAAATAGATGATTATGATGAAAAAGCTTTAACTGATGAAATAAAAAAATTTAATGCTGATGTTTTTATAGCCCTTTATAATGATAAATTTATTTCAAAGATTGCAAAAATAAGTAAAATTCCCTATAGAATAGGACCTATTTCTAAAATTTATTCTATTTTTGCTTTTAATAAGGGAGTTTGGCAAAAAAGGTCACACTCTATAAAAAATGAAGCTTTTTATAATTTAGATTTAATAAAAAGAATAGATGAGAAAAAATTTGATGAGCTTTATGAATTAAATAGTAAAATCTATTTAGAAAAAGAAAATATAGAAATAGCTAATAAATTTTATTCTGAAAATAAAATAGAAGGAAAAGTTTTTTTAATCAATCCTTTTATGGGTGGTTCTGCTAAAACTATTACAGATGAGCAATATACTTCTCTTATTCAAAAGTTTTATGATAAAGTAAAAGATATAACTGTAGTTATAACTTGTCATATTTCTGAAAAAGAAAGAGGGGAAAAAATTGTAAAAAATATAAGTCGAGAAAAAGTTTTTTTATTTGCTAATGAGGGTTCTGTGTTAAATTTAGCTGCTGTTATTGATAGATGTGATTTATACTTAGGTGGGTCAACAGGTCCTACACATATAGCTGGAGCCTTAAATAAAAAAATAGTTGGAATTTATCCAAATAAAAAAACTCAACATCCTATTAGATGGGGAGTAATAAATAATGAAAATGTAACCTATATTATTCCTGATAGACCAGAAAGAAATGTAGTAGAAAACTATTCAAAAGAGGATAAATATTTTAAATCTTATGATAGTGAAATTGAAAATGAATTATTATTAGCTTTGGAAGAAAAGCTTAAATAA
- a CDS encoding glycosyltransferase family 9 protein, translating into MRILIIHTAFIGDIVLSTPLIKKIKDIYPDSDITYVTTPSGEAILKNNPHLNNIIVYDKRGEHKGLSGVWQLGKRLRYENFNMVIVPHRYLRSSVLAWLSRSPIRIGYDIASGKCLFTQKIKYDKTKHEVEKLLSFIAPENKQRYEIELYPSESEKEKISNIWKENNLEDKKVVILAPGSKWFTKQWPVEYFNEVIEKLKVNKNIGIVVVGGKEEENLPIVKDGVVDLRGKTSLLQLADVLSRGDIVVTNDSSPIHIASAFKKPRILAIFGPTVKEFGFFPWSLNSKVFEVENLNCRPCGIHGGKSCPKKDFQCMKKILPEYILSEINSYLGCDKNV; encoded by the coding sequence TTGAGAATATTAATTATACATACAGCTTTTATAGGAGATATAGTTTTATCTACTCCACTTATTAAAAAAATAAAGGATATTTATCCTGATTCTGATATTACCTACGTAACTACTCCTAGTGGAGAAGCTATTTTAAAAAATAATCCTCACTTAAACAATATTATTGTATATGACAAAAGAGGAGAACATAAAGGTTTAAGTGGAGTTTGGCAATTAGGAAAAAGACTTAGATATGAAAATTTTAATATGGTTATAGTGCCTCATAGATATTTAAGAAGTTCTGTTTTAGCTTGGCTTTCTCGTTCTCCTATTAGAATAGGTTATGATATTGCTTCTGGTAAATGTTTATTCACTCAAAAAATTAAATATGATAAGACTAAACATGAAGTAGAAAAACTATTAAGTTTTATTGCTCCAGAAAATAAACAAAGATATGAGATTGAATTGTATCCTAGTGAAAGTGAAAAAGAAAAAATATCTAATATTTGGAAAGAAAATAATCTTGAAGATAAAAAAGTGGTAATTCTTGCTCCTGGAAGTAAATGGTTTACTAAACAATGGCCTGTAGAATATTTTAATGAAGTTATAGAAAAGTTAAAAGTTAATAAAAATATAGGTATTGTTGTTGTAGGTGGTAAAGAAGAGGAAAACTTACCAATAGTAAAAGATGGAGTTGTTGATTTAAGAGGAAAAACTTCTCTTTTACAATTAGCTGATGTTTTATCAAGAGGAGATATTGTTGTTACTAATGATTCCTCTCCTATCCATATAGCTTCAGCTTTTAAAAAACCTAGAATACTTGCAATTTTTGGTCCTACTGTAAAAGAATTTGGTTTCTTCCCTTGGAGTTTAAATAGTAAAGTATTTGAAGTTGAGAATCTAAATTGTAGACCTTGTGGAATTCATGGGGGAAAATCTTGTCCTAAAAAAGATTTTCAATGTATGAAGAAAATATTACCAGAATATATTTTATCAGAAATAAATAGCTATTTAGGATGTGATAAAAATGTATAA
- a CDS encoding lipopolysaccharide core heptose(II) kinase RfaY → MYKGIMEKKRVFFNELSSIEFFDAIKEERYRILKTLKSDHRSIVKLIQFRGKSYIYKVPLEKNTRKWQRFLSLFRGSEAQREFKNLEKILENGFDTPKPYFACEIKKFGMVVDSYIIMEYINGNAGDINSLPFITDTLSKIHKKGYIHGDSQLSNFILTNDKCYIIDAKFNKSIFGKIAQAYEFIYLETSCGQDIGQFYNKKGIVYLIARGIDNYLILWGRFRAWIKSLIRGEKNISSSDTSKENFIDKFKNKISKKKFSQSFSKVFKKKENQNENKENDETKSNNQEELK, encoded by the coding sequence ATGTATAAAGGGATAATGGAAAAAAAGAGAGTTTTTTTTAATGAATTATCTTCTATTGAATTTTTTGATGCTATAAAAGAAGAAAGATATAGAATTCTAAAAACTTTAAAATCTGACCATAGAAGTATTGTTAAGCTTATACAATTTAGAGGAAAATCATATATATATAAAGTTCCTTTAGAAAAAAATACTAGAAAATGGCAAAGATTCTTGTCTCTTTTTAGAGGCAGTGAAGCACAAAGAGAATTTAAAAATTTAGAAAAAATATTGGAAAATGGTTTTGATACTCCAAAACCTTATTTTGCGTGTGAAATAAAAAAATTTGGAATGGTAGTTGATTCTTATATAATAATGGAGTATATAAACGGAAATGCTGGAGATATTAATAGTTTACCTTTTATTACTGATACTCTTAGTAAAATTCATAAAAAAGGTTATATTCATGGAGATAGTCAACTTTCTAATTTTATTCTTACTAATGATAAATGTTATATAATAGATGCTAAATTTAATAAAAGTATTTTTGGAAAAATAGCTCAAGCTTATGAATTCATATATCTAGAAACTAGTTGTGGGCAAGATATAGGACAATTCTATAATAAAAAAGGTATTGTTTATTTAATAGCTAGAGGTATTGATAATTATCTTATTCTTTGGGGAAGATTTAGAGCTTGGATAAAATCCTTAATAAGAGGAGAAAAAAATATTTCTTCAAGTGATACATCTAAAGAAAATTTCATTGATAAATTTAAAAATAAAATATCTAAAAAGAAATTTAGTCAAAGTTTTTCAAAAGTTTTTAAGAAAAAAGAAAATCAAAATGAAAATAAAGAGAATGATGAAACAAAATCAAATAATCAGGAGGAACTTAAGTGA
- a CDS encoding glycosyltransferase family 9 protein translates to MRILIIRLSSIGDIILTTPILKQLKEKYPNITIDFLVLKNFKDSIEGSPYIDNLILFDKKINDGYKNIKEFAKKLSKNNYDYVFDLHRKFRSKLISSGIKSKTFTYPKRKIWKTLLVRLKVIKYHVDDSIIKNYFKAFKILDLKYKFEDLHFPFTKQDLEKVKEFGGLFAIAPGASKETKKWLPENFGKLAKKLYDKYNIKTVLLGGKEDIERCNLINNVSDNSCINLAGKLSLKESGALLSISKLLITNDSGPFHIGRGVGCKTFVIFGPTDPNMFQFNKDTTLIYSHEKCAPCSLHGEKQCPKKHFNCMNNIKVDYVFNLINKNLNKEEL, encoded by the coding sequence GTGAGAATTTTAATTATTAGACTAAGTTCCATAGGAGATATAATTTTAACTACACCTATTCTAAAACAATTAAAAGAAAAATATCCAAATATTACCATTGATTTTTTAGTTTTAAAAAATTTTAAAGACTCTATAGAAGGAAGTCCCTATATTGATAATTTAATTTTATTTGATAAAAAAATCAATGATGGATATAAAAATATCAAAGAATTTGCAAAAAAATTAAGTAAAAATAATTATGACTATGTTTTTGATTTACATAGAAAATTTAGGTCAAAATTAATTTCTAGTGGAATTAAATCTAAAACTTTTACATATCCTAAAAGAAAAATATGGAAAACTCTATTAGTTAGATTAAAAGTTATAAAATATCATGTAGATGATTCTATTATAAAAAATTATTTTAAAGCATTTAAAATTTTAGATTTAAAATATAAGTTTGAAGATTTACATTTTCCATTTACAAAACAAGATTTAGAAAAAGTAAAAGAATTTGGTGGATTATTTGCTATAGCTCCTGGAGCTTCTAAAGAAACTAAAAAATGGTTACCTGAAAACTTTGGAAAATTGGCAAAAAAATTATATGATAAATATAATATAAAAACCGTTTTATTAGGTGGAAAAGAAGATATAGAAAGGTGTAATTTAATAAATAATGTAAGTGATAATTCTTGTATTAATTTAGCTGGTAAACTTTCTTTAAAAGAAAGTGGAGCATTACTTTCCATATCTAAATTATTAATCACCAATGACTCTGGTCCTTTTCATATAGGAAGAGGGGTTGGGTGTAAAACTTTTGTTATCTTTGGGCCAACAGACCCTAATATGTTTCAATTTAATAAAGATACTACTTTAATTTATTCTCATGAAAAATGTGCTCCATGTAGCCTTCATGGGGAAAAACAATGTCCTAAAAAACATTTTAATTGTATGAATAATATAAAAGTAGATTATGTTTTTAATTTAATAAATAAAAATTTAAATAAGGAGGAATTATAG
- the recA gene encoding recombinase RecA, which yields MAVKKVTTEVVDKNKALENAIKQITKDFGEGSIMKLGENKSMNIEVISTGSINLDAALGLGGVPKGRIIEIYGAESSGKTTIALHIIAESQKKGGIAAFIDAEHALDPVYAKALGVDIDELLISQPDYGEQALEIVDSLVQSSAIDVIVVDSVAALVPKAEIDGEMSDQQMGLQARLMSKALRKLTGTLNKSKTTIIFINQIRDKIGGFGFGPQTTTTGGKALKFYASVRLEIKRVGSVKQGDDIIGNEVVVKVTKNKIAPPFKEAAFQIMYGKGISRVGEILDASIKANIVSKSGAWFSYGDIRLGQGKENVKARLEKEEDLLEKIYSELKEKGVKLATSTSEEDEENLGENITEDENIESSEE from the coding sequence GTGGCAGTAAAAAAAGTTACAACAGAAGTTGTAGATAAAAATAAAGCTCTTGAAAATGCTATAAAACAAATTACTAAAGATTTTGGTGAAGGTTCTATAATGAAACTTGGAGAAAATAAATCTATGAATATAGAAGTTATTTCTACAGGAAGTATAAATCTAGATGCTGCTTTAGGACTTGGTGGAGTTCCAAAAGGAAGAATTATAGAAATATATGGAGCTGAAAGTTCTGGTAAAACAACTATTGCTCTTCATATTATAGCTGAAAGCCAAAAAAAAGGTGGAATAGCAGCTTTTATAGATGCTGAACATGCTTTAGACCCTGTATATGCTAAAGCTTTAGGAGTAGATATTGATGAACTTTTGATATCTCAACCAGATTATGGAGAACAAGCATTAGAAATTGTTGATTCTTTAGTTCAATCTTCAGCTATTGATGTAATTGTAGTAGACTCAGTTGCTGCTCTAGTTCCAAAAGCTGAAATTGATGGTGAAATGTCAGACCAACAAATGGGATTACAAGCAAGACTTATGTCAAAAGCTCTTAGAAAATTAACAGGAACTTTAAATAAATCAAAAACTACTATAATCTTTATTAACCAAATAAGAGATAAAATTGGTGGATTTGGTTTTGGACCTCAAACAACAACTACAGGAGGAAAAGCTCTTAAATTCTATGCTTCTGTAAGACTTGAGATAAAAAGAGTTGGTTCTGTAAAACAAGGTGATGATATAATAGGAAACGAAGTTGTAGTAAAAGTTACTAAAAATAAAATAGCTCCTCCTTTTAAAGAAGCAGCTTTCCAAATTATGTATGGAAAAGGAATTTCAAGAGTAGGAGAAATATTAGATGCTTCTATTAAAGCCAACATTGTTTCTAAGTCTGGAGCTTGGTTTAGTTATGGAGATATAAGACTTGGTCAAGGAAAAGAAAATGTTAAAGCAAGACTTGAAAAAGAAGAAGACCTTTTAGAAAAAATCTATAGTGAATTAAAAGAAAAAGGAGTTAAACTTGCAACTTCTACAAGTGAAGAAGATGAAGAAAATTTAGGAGAAAATATTACTGAAGATGAAAATATTGAAAGTTCAGAGGAATAA
- a CDS encoding regulatory protein RecX, with product MKILKVQRNKILFENNVEISLQKTTIDEYKLKEGVEIEKDIYLNLVERAALSFSYWLLAKRDYSTKEFTSKLMMKYREKNIIINIVEKFKELNYLNDEDFALSYINSHKSWGNKKLEYNLLLKGIDRNIIHSLLEDNIEEELKEIEKLYIKMGTKDKKKKIESLMRKGFKYEHIKKVISYLEN from the coding sequence ATGAAAATATTGAAAGTTCAGAGGAATAAAATACTTTTTGAAAATAATGTAGAAATTAGTCTTCAAAAAACAACAATAGATGAATATAAATTAAAAGAGGGAGTAGAGATTGAGAAAGATATTTATCTTAATCTTGTTGAGAGAGCAGCTCTCTCTTTTTCTTATTGGTTACTTGCTAAAAGAGATTATTCTACAAAGGAATTTACATCAAAATTGATGATGAAATATAGAGAAAAAAATATTATTATAAATATAGTTGAAAAATTTAAAGAATTAAATTATCTTAATGATGAGGATTTTGCTCTTTCTTATATCAATTCTCATAAAAGTTGGGGAAATAAAAAACTTGAATATAATCTTTTATTAAAAGGTATAGATAGAAATATTATTCATAGTCTTTTAGAGGATAACATTGAAGAAGAATTAAAAGAAATAGAAAAATTATATATAAAGATGGGTACAAAGGATAAAAAAAAGAAAATAGAAAGTTTAATGAGAAAGGGATTTAAATATGAGCATATTAAAAAAGTAATCTCTTATTTAGAAAATTAA
- the truA gene encoding tRNA pseudouridine(38-40) synthase TruA, with protein sequence MKMRNIKITYSYDGSDFFGFQRQIDKRTVQGELERVLNIILKKEINLITAGRTDRGVHANVQVSNFFVDDSITIPLKNFQRALNKLLPNDIDVYKMEEVPLNFNSRFDAKYRAYEYLITWKKNVFTRKYITYINKPIDCKKFLEILLPLVGEHDFNNFRLKDENNKTSIRQIHKIDVYLKDETTLGIYIEGNAFLKTQIRIIVGTALDVYFGRKPENYIKLLLEEPNVERKIEIAEPSGLYLTKVEY encoded by the coding sequence ATAAAAATGAGAAATATAAAAATAACATACTCCTATGATGGAAGTGACTTCTTTGGTTTTCAAAGACAAATAGATAAAAGGACTGTTCAAGGTGAATTAGAAAGAGTTTTAAATATTATTTTAAAAAAAGAAATAAATCTTATAACAGCTGGAAGAACTGATAGAGGAGTACATGCTAATGTACAAGTTTCTAATTTTTTTGTTGATGACTCCATAACTATACCTTTAAAAAATTTTCAAAGAGCTTTAAATAAATTATTACCAAATGATATTGATGTATATAAAATGGAAGAAGTCCCTCTTAATTTTAATTCTCGTTTTGATGCAAAATATCGAGCTTATGAATATCTTATCACTTGGAAAAAAAATGTATTTACTAGAAAATATATAACTTATATAAACAAACCTATTGATTGTAAAAAATTTTTAGAAATATTATTACCACTTGTAGGAGAACATGATTTTAATAATTTTAGATTAAAAGATGAAAATAATAAAACAAGTATTAGACAAATACATAAAATTGATGTGTATTTGAAAGATGAAACTACATTGGGAATATATATAGAGGGAAATGCTTTTTTAAAAACTCAAATAAGAATTATTGTAGGAACTGCATTAGATGTATACTTTGGTAGAAAACCTGAAAATTATATTAAACTATTATTAGAAGAACCAAATGTAGAGAGAAAAATAGAGATAGCAGAGCCTTCTGGTCTTTATTTGACAAAAGTAGAATATTAG
- a CDS encoding N-acetyltransferase produces the protein MEIREVSIKDKDIMNEIVEMEKDTFGKFGGVDLWILKPIVKFGKVFVAIEDEKVVGAAEFMIAFDRPEVFLYGFSVMKEYREKGIGTTLLLYCEEYFKQYDKETISLTVDPKNIKAINLYQRINYFIESLEKDEYDIGIDRFIMKKSLTS, from the coding sequence ATGGAAATAAGAGAAGTTTCTATAAAAGATAAAGATATAATGAATGAAATAGTTGAAATGGAAAAGGACACCTTTGGAAAATTTGGTGGAGTTGATTTATGGATATTAAAACCTATTGTAAAATTTGGTAAGGTATTTGTTGCTATAGAAGATGAAAAAGTAGTTGGTGCTGCTGAATTTATGATAGCTTTTGATAGACCTGAAGTTTTTCTATATGGATTTTCTGTTATGAAAGAATATAGAGAAAAAGGAATTGGAACTACACTTTTATTATATTGTGAGGAATATTTTAAACAATATGATAAAGAAACTATATCTTTAACTGTTGACCCTAAAAATATAAAAGCTATTAATCTTTATCAAAGAATAAATTATTTTATTGAAAGTCTAGAAAAAGATGAGTATGACATAGGTATTGATAGATTTATTATGAAAAAATCTTTAACTTCTTAA
- a CDS encoding Fur family transcriptional regulator, translating into MNNHVEEVKDVGSFLKEHGIKPSYQRMQIYKFLLENKIHPTVDTIYKALCDEIPTLSKTTIYNTLNTFVEKGIVSVIVIEENETRYEANMTLHGHFKCNDCGNIYDIFLDTSSLDLSQLDKFDIKEKHIYFKGTCEHCLKKAKSHN; encoded by the coding sequence ATGAATAATCATGTAGAAGAAGTTAAAGATGTTGGTAGTTTTTTAAAAGAACACGGAATAAAACCATCTTATCAAAGAATGCAAATCTATAAATTTCTTTTAGAAAATAAAATACATCCTACTGTTGATACAATATACAAAGCTTTATGTGATGAAATTCCTACTCTTTCAAAAACTACAATTTATAACACTTTAAATACTTTTGTTGAAAAAGGAATCGTTAGTGTAATAGTTATTGAAGAAAATGAAACTCGTTATGAAGCTAATATGACATTACATGGACATTTTAAATGTAATGATTGTGGAAATATATATGACATTTTCTTAGATACATCTTCTTTAGATTTAAGTCAACTTGATAAGTTCGATATAAAAGAAAAACATATATATTTTAAAGGTACTTGTGAGCATTGCCTAAAAAAAGCTAAAAGTCATAACTAA
- a CDS encoding DUF6485 family protein, translated as MESKEFCSCTDLNCPNHPTNHDKGCNLCILKCLKLGEIPSCFFNDISKEKPENGDYSYKGFANFILKHNKN; from the coding sequence ATGGAAAGTAAAGAATTTTGTAGTTGTACAGATTTAAACTGTCCTAATCATCCTACTAATCATGACAAAGGCTGCAATCTTTGTATTTTAAAATGTTTAAAATTAGGTGAAATCCCTTCTTGTTTTTTTAATGATATTTCTAAAGAAAAACCAGAAAATGGAGATTATTCCTATAAAGGATTTGCCAATTTTATATTAAAACATAATAAAAATTAA
- a CDS encoding argininosuccinate synthase — MKEKVVLAYSGGLDTSVIIPWLKENYDFEVIAVSVNVGQKDDFEAVAKKAKESGASKFYAVDKTQELVDEYIFPMIKSGAKYEGKYLLGTSIARPVISKALVEIAKQEGANYIVHGATGKGNDQVRFELGIKALAPNIKIIAPWRIWDIKSRKQEIEYLKSKGIELPFKENSSYSRDENLFHISHEGLELENPSNTPNYSELLQWVKPLEDTPEEGETISIEFEQGVPTKLNGVALSGVELIKQLNELGSKHGVGVIDLVENRLVGMKSRGVYETPGGTILYFAHEELERLCLDRETFQAKENLSNYMAKLIYNGQWFTTYREAISAFVDVSQKFVTGVVNLKLYKGNIILQGMESPYSLYSEDFSTFDEDNVYNQKDAEGFINLFGLPIKIQALLRNK; from the coding sequence ATGAAAGAAAAAGTTGTTTTAGCATATTCTGGAGGATTAGATACATCAGTAATTATACCTTGGTTAAAAGAAAATTATGATTTTGAAGTAATAGCAGTATCTGTAAATGTAGGACAAAAAGATGATTTTGAGGCAGTAGCTAAAAAAGCCAAAGAAAGTGGAGCATCAAAATTTTATGCTGTAGATAAAACACAAGAATTAGTAGACGAATATATATTTCCAATGATAAAATCAGGAGCTAAATATGAAGGAAAATATCTTTTAGGAACTTCAATAGCAAGACCTGTTATATCAAAAGCTTTAGTAGAGATAGCTAAACAAGAAGGAGCTAACTATATTGTTCATGGAGCAACAGGAAAAGGAAATGACCAAGTTAGATTTGAATTAGGAATAAAAGCTTTAGCTCCTAATATAAAAATTATCGCTCCTTGGCGTATTTGGGATATAAAATCTAGAAAACAAGAGATTGAATATTTAAAATCAAAAGGAATTGAATTACCTTTTAAAGAAAATTCTTCATACAGTAGAGATGAAAATCTTTTCCATATAAGCCATGAAGGTCTAGAACTTGAAAATCCAAGTAATACACCTAATTATTCAGAACTTTTACAATGGGTAAAACCTTTAGAAGATACTCCAGAAGAGGGAGAAACAATCTCTATAGAATTTGAACAAGGAGTACCTACTAAATTAAATGGAGTTGCTCTTTCAGGGGTAGAATTAATAAAACAACTTAATGAACTTGGAAGTAAACATGGAGTAGGAGTTATAGATTTAGTAGAAAATAGATTAGTTGGAATGAAATCTCGTGGAGTTTATGAAACACCAGGTGGAACAATTTTATATTTTGCCCATGAAGAATTAGAAAGATTATGTTTAGATAGAGAAACATTTCAAGCTAAAGAAAATTTATCTAACTATATGGCAAAATTAATTTATAATGGACAATGGTTTACAACTTATAGAGAAGCAATTTCTGCTTTTGTAGATGTTTCACAAAAATTTGTAACAGGAGTTGTAAATTTAAAACTTTATAAAGGAAATATTATACTTCAAGGAATGGAATCTCCATATTCATTATATTCTGAAGACTTCTCTACATTTGATGAAGATAATGTTTATAACCAAAAAGATGCTGAAGGATTTATAAACTTATTTGGACTACCTATTAAAATTCAAGCTCTTTTAAGAAATAAATAA